Genomic segment of Arthrobacter antioxidans:
TGAGCGTGCGGTAGTTGATGGTTTCCGGCTTCTTGACCTCGCCGTAGGACCAGCCGCGGATTTCGTCCGCGGTGGCAAGTCCGATTCGCATGAGGCCGAAGGAGGATTCGCTGGACATAGGGTCCCTGTTCTCTCTTTGTTCTCTAAATTCTTGAAGTCTTATGGGGTGCGGCGATGAGGTGCCGGCTGGTGCCCGGGTGCCCGGCCCGGCGCCTGGAACGGCGGCAACGAAATTTCCTCGGCCGCGGGCGGCCTCCGAAATATTAAGGCCGCCTTCCTCCAGGCGCCGGACCGGGCAAGATCCGGATGTCGCCTAAACCTCTTCGACAGAACTCGGCTCGGCCCGTGAGAGGTCGATGCCCAGTTCCTCCGCGGCCCGGAAGACTTCTTCATCCGAGTCACGCATCTCGATCGTCGTGCCGTCGGTGGAGAGGACTTCCACGTTCAGGCAGAGCGACTGCATTTCCTTGATCAGGACCTTGAAGGACTCGGGAACTCCCGGCTCGGGGATGTTCTCGCCCTTGACGATGGCCTCGTACACCTTGACGCGTCCGTGGATGTCGTCCGACTTGATGGTCAGGAGTTCCTGCAGCGTGTACGCCGCGCCGTAGGCCTCGAGGGCCCAGACTTCCATCTCACCGAAGCGCTGGCCGCCGAACTGTGCCTTACCACCCAGCGGCTGCTGCGTGATCATCGAGTACGGGCCGGTGGAGCGCGCGTGGATCTTGTCGTCCACCAGGTGGTGGAGCTTCAGGATGTACATGTAGCCGACCGAGATCGGGTCCGGGAACGGCTCGCCGGAGCGGCCGTCGAACAGTCGCGCCTTGCCGGACTCGCCGATGAGGCGCTGTCCGTCACGGGTGACGTTCGTGGAGCCGAGCAGGCCCACGATCTCGTCCTCGGTGGCGCCGTCGAACACGGGGGTCGCGACGGTGGTCGTGGAGATCTCCCGGGGAAGGTTCGGGAGGTTCTTCAGCCACTCGGGCTCGCCCTCGATCTTCCAGCCCTGCTTGGCTGCCCAGCCGAGGTGGATCTCGAGGACCTGTCCCACGTTCATGCGGCCCGGGACACCCAGCGGGTTCAGGACGATATCGACGGGCGTGCCGTCCTCCAGGAACGGCATGTCCTCGATCGGGAGGATCTTGGAGATGACGCCCTTGTTGCCGTGGCGGCCTGCGAGCTTGTCGCCGTCGGTGATCTTGCGCTTCTGGGCCACGTACACGCGGACCAGCTGGTTGACGCCCGGGGGCAGCTCGTCGTCGTTGTCGCGGTCGAAGATGCGCACGCCGATGACCGTTCCGGACTCGCCGTGGGGGACCTTCAGCGAGGTGTCGCGGACTTCGCGGCTCTTCTCACCGAAGATCGCGCGGAGCAGGCGCTCCTCGGGGGTCAGTTCCGTCTCGCCCTTGGGGGTGACACGGCCCACGAGGATGTCTCCGGCCTCGACCTCGGCACCGATGTGGATGATGCCGCGCTCGTCGAGGGCTCCGAGGACCTCTTCGGAGACGTTGGGGATGTCACGCGTGATCTCCTCGGCACCGAGCTTGGTGTCGCGGGCATCGACTTCGTGCTCCTCGATGTGGATGGACGTCAGGACGTCGTCGGAGACGATGCGCTGCGACAGGATGATCGCGTCCTCGAAGTTGTGACCCTCCCAGGACATGAACGCGACGAGCATGTTCTTGCCGAGCGCGAGCTCGCCCTGGTCCGTGGAGGGACCGTCGGCGATGATCGTGTTGTACTCGACGCGGTCACCCTCGGCGACCAGGACGCGCTGGTTGTACGCGTTGCCCTGGTTGGAGCGGGCGAACTTCATGATCGGGTAGTTCGTCTCGGTGCCGTCGTCGTTGAGGATGCTGACGAGGTCCGCCGACACCTCCTTGACGACGCCGGCCTTCGTCGCGGTGACCGCGTCACCGGCGTCGACGGCGGCGTTCTTCTCCATGCCGGTGCCCACGAGGGGACGCTCGGAACGGAGCAGGGGCACGGCCTGGCGCTGCATGTTCGCACCCATGAGGGCGCGGTTGGCGTCGTCGTGCTCCAGGAACGGGATCATCGCGGTCGCGACGGACACCATCTGGCGCGGGGAGACGTCCATGTACTCGACCTCGCCCGGCACGACGAGCACGGGCTCGCCGGAACCACCGCGGGTCCGCACGAGGACCATGTCCTCGACGAACGTGTTGTCCGCGGCGAGGGGGGCGTTCGCCTGGGCGATGAGGCGCTCCACCTCGTCGTCCGCGGTCAGGTAGTCGATCTGGTCGGTGACGATGCCGTCGACGACCTTGCGGTACGGGGTCTCGATGAAGCCGAACGCGTTGATCCGGCCGTACGAGGCGAGCGAACCGATGAGGCCGATGTTCGGGCCTTCAGGGGTCTCGATGGGGCACATGCGTCCGTAGTGCGAGGGGTGGACGTCTCGGACTTCCATGCCTGCGCGGTCACGGGACAGACCACCGGGGCCCAGTGCGGACAGGCGGCGCTTGTGCGTCAGTCCGGCGAGGGGGTTGTTCTGGTCCATGAACTGCGAGAGCTGGGAGGTTCCGAAGAACTCCTTGATCGCGGCGACGACGGGGCGGATGTTGATCAGGGTCTGCGGCGTGATCGCCTCGACGTCCTGCGTGGTCATCCGCTCACGGACGACGCGCTCCATGCGGGACAGGCCCGTACGGACCTGGTTCTCGATGAGCTCGCCCACCGCACGGATGCGACGGTTGCCGAAGTGGTCGATGTCGTCGACCTCGACGCGCAGCTCGACGTCGCCGCCGTCACGCTTGCCGCCGAGGGTCTTCTCGCCGGCGTGCAGCGCGACCAGGAACTTGATCATCGCGACGATGTCGTCGATGTTCAGCACCGATGCGTCGGAATCCGTGAGGTCCTTGTCGATGCCGAGCTTGCGGTTGATCTTGTACCGGCCGACCTTGGCGAGGTCGTAGCGCTTGGGGTTGAAGTACAGGTTGTCCAGGAGGGTCTGGGCAGCCTCGACCGTGGGGGGCTCCCCCGGGCGCAGCTTGCGGTAGATGTCCAGGAGGGCGTCCTCGCGGGTCTCCGTGGCGTCCTTCTCCATGGTGGCGCGGATGGAGTCGTACTGGCCGAACTCCTCGAGGATCTGGCCCTCGGTCCAGCCGAGCGCCTTGAGGAGCACGGTGACGGACTGCTTGCGCTTGCGGTCGAGGCGGACGCCGACCTGGTCGCGCTTGTCGATCTCGAGCTCGAACCAGGCGCCACGCGACGGGATGATCTTCGCGCTGAAGATGTCCTTGTCGCTGGTCTTGTCCGCGGTGCGCTCGAAGTAGGCGCCCGGTGAACGGACGAGCTGCGACACGACGACACGCTCGGTGCCGTTGATGACGAAGGTGCCCTTGTCGGTCATGAGGGGGAAATCACCCATGAACACGGTCTGCTGCTTGATCTCGCCCGTGTTGTTGTTCATGAACTCGGCCTTGACGTACAGCGGGGCGGAGTAGGTCGCGTCGCGATCCTTGCACTCGGCCATCGTGTACTTGGGGTCGGCGAACTCGGGCTCGGAGAAGCTCAGGGACATGGTGCCCTGGAAGTCCTCGATCGGAGAGATCTCCTCGAAGATGTCCGCGAGGCCGGACGTGGTGGCGAAGCCCTGCAGCCCCTTCTCCAGCGCTTCCTCTACGCGGGCCTTCCAGCGCTCGTTGCCGACGAGCCAGTCGAAACTGTCCGTCTGGAGTGCGAGGAGATTGGGAACGTCAAGCGGTTCGTGAATCTTTGCGAATGAGAGCCGGGGTGCGGCGCCGTCGGCGTCGACCTGGCTGGTAGCGGTTGCATTATTAGAGGTGCTCGGGGCGACCAAGAGGGATCCTTCCACAGACCGTAAGGCTTGTCAGCGCTTTCGCCTCTGCACCGCCACCGCAGGATGCTGCGGGGATCTCAGTGCTCACCCGAGTCTGCCCACATCCGTCCCAACCATGTGGCCAGGTTAAACGACGAGAGCAGAGCAAAGCCCACCGCTATATGAAGGCTGAGGTTAGAGGGAAGACGCAAAGACCTACGTTACGGGAAGGGCAGGGGAAAGTCCAATAGCTCCTGTCCCCCTTCTCCGTCAAGCCCGCCGCGCCCACTGTGGGGATGGAGTGGGGATGGAGTCGCGATGGGGTGGGGATGGAGTGGGGATGCTGTCGTGGAGGCGTGCGCGGGGAGGCGTGCGCGGGGAGGCCTCCGTCCCCCGGCTGGACCGCTACCCGGCGGCGGGCTCCGGCAGGGGCCCCGTGCTGACGTCGCCGCGCAGCCGCTTCACGATCAGTTCAGCGCTGATCATGCACATCGGGATCCCGATGCCCGGCACGGTGGAGCTGCCCGCGTAGAAGAGGTTCTCCACCCTGGCGCTGCGGTTCGAGCCGCGGAAGAACGCACTCTGCTTCAGGATGTGCGCCGGCCCGAGGGACGTCCCGCGCCAGGCGTTGAGGTCGTCCGCGAAGTCCTGCGGACCGTAGCTGCGCCGGACGACGACGCGCTCGGCCAGATCGGGGATGCCGGCCCATTCGGAGATCTGGCCGATGACGGCGTCGGCGAGGTCCTCGACCCGCTGGTCTCCCCCGCGCTCCAGCCCGCCCTTGCCGATCCCCACGTCCGCCGGGATGGGCACGAGCACGAACACGTTCTCGTGGCCCTCGGGGGCGACGGAGTCGTCCGTGGCGCTGGGACGGCAGACATAGAGCGACGCCGGGGAGGGCACCGAGGTCTCCTTGCCGAAGATCCGCCCGAAGTTGTCCCGCCAGTCCGTGCTGAACAGCAGCGTGTGGTGTTCCAGCTGCGGGAGGGTGCCGCGCACACCCAGGTACAGCAGCAGCGCACTCGGTCCGGGGACGCGCTTCTGCCAGTACTTCTCGGGGTAGGTCTGGAGATCCGCCGGCAGGAGGGTGGTCTCGGTGTGGTGGAGGTCCGCTGCCGAGACGACGATGTCGGCGGCGACCGACGTCGTCGTGCCTGCCGTGCGGTAGGTGACCGCCCGTACCGTCGCGGCCTGACGGTCCAGCGGCGACCGGCCGGGCGTGCGCGCGTCCGTGTCGATCGAGACGACGTCGGCGCCGGTGCGGATCTCGACGCCCGCGGCCTCCGCGACGCGGCGCATCGCGTCGATGAGCGTCGTGAAGCCGCCCGTCGGGTACAGCACGCCGTCGTCGAGGTCGAGGTGGCTCATCAGGTGGTACATGCTCGGGGCGTCGAAGGGCGAGCTGCCGAGGAACACGGCCGGGTACCCCAGGATCTGCTGGATGCGGGGATCCTTGAACCGCTTCTCGACGAACGACTGCAGCGGCTGCAGGAGGAGCAGGCCGATGCGGGGCAGCCTCGTCAGGACGTCCGGCCGGAGGAACGGGAGGAAGGACTGGAACGTCGAGTAGAGGAAGCGCTTCTTGGCGATCTCGTAGGCGTCCTCGGCGGAGTCCAGGTACCGGGAGAGCTGCTCGCCGGCCCCCTCCTCCAGGGACTCGAAGAGCTTGGTGACGGCCTCGCGGTCGGCGGGGACGTCGACGGTGTCGAAACCCTCCTCGAAGATGACGCGATAGCCGGGATCGAGCTTCACCAGCTCGAGCTGCTCGGCGGCGCTCGTGCCCATCAGCTTGAAGAAGTGGTCGATCACCTCGGGCATCAGGTACCAGGACGGGCCGGTGTCGAAGCGGAAGCCGTCCTGCTCCCAGGAGCCCGCCCGGCCGCCGACCTCGTCCCGCTTCTCCAGGAGGGTGACGCGGTGGCCTTCCCGCGCCAGGAGGGCCGACGTCGCCAGTCCCCCGATCCCGGCTCCGATCACCACGACGTCCTTGGCCCCCACGCGTGCGCGCCTGCTCTGCTGTGCGGTCATGCCGTCCTCTCCTGCGCGGCAGGTTCCGGTACCGCGCGACCGGTGAAGGCTTGCGCCATGATGCGGAACTTCACCGGGTTGGGAACCCGGATCCGTGCCCGCAGGAGTTCCTCGGCGGGGGTGCGCCGGAGGCGCACCGCGAGATCGGTGAACAGGCCCTGGGCGAGGGCGACGGCGCGGCGCGGCGTCGGGGGCAGCCCCGGGAGCGCGGCGGCCGAGATCCGCAGGTCCTCGTCGATGTCGTCCAGGAGGCGGTTCTTGTCCGCCTCCGTGAAGTTGCCGGGCCGGACGCCGGGGAAGTAGCTGCGCCCGAGGGTCGTGAAGTCCTCGGCGAGGTCGCGCAGGAAGTTGATCTTCTGGAAGGCCGCGCCCAGGTGCCGCGCGCCGTCCACCAGCACGGCGTCCTCCTCGGGCGTGACGGGCCGGCCCACCAGGAACGCCTTCAGGCACATGAGCCCCACGACCTCCGCCGAGCCGTACACGTACAGGTCGAAGGACTCCTGGGTGTGTTCGTGCTGGGTGATGTCGGCGCGCATCGAGGCGAAGAAGGGCCGGGTGAGCTCGACGCCGATCCCGGTGCTCCTCGCGGTGACCGCGAAGGCGTGCACCACGAGGTTGGCGCTGTAACCCGTGGCCATCGCCGTCTCGGTGTCCCGCTCGAGGTCGTCGAGCAGGCGCTCCACGTCCGCATCGGAGAGACCGGCCCCGGCAGCGGCGCCGTCGACGATCTCGTCCGCCACGCGCACGAGGGCGTACACGGCTTCGATGGAGCTGCGCGTGGAGCGGTCGAGGATCCGCGAGGCCAGGCCGAAGGACGTCGAGTAGCAGCGGATGACCTCGGCGGAGGTCTTCAGCGCGGCATCGGTGTAGCGCGCGAGCGAATCGTCGACACCCACTCAGTGCACCCTGTCCACGACGGCCGTCACGACCGGTTCGAGCGCGGACCGCAGGGCGGTCGGCACAGCGGCGGAGTCGAGGTGCGTGCGGGCCCGCGAGGCGTACTGGGCGGCGAGATCGGCGGAGTAGTCCTTCGCCCCGCTGTCGACGAGGATCCGCCGGACGAAGTCGGCGTCCGACGCCGACATGCCGGGGCTCCCGACGAGCGAGGAGATGCTCTCCCATTCGGGGCGTGCGGACACGTAGGACAGCAGCGCCGTGCGCTTGCCCTCGCGCAGGTCCCCCCAGTTCGTCTTCCCGGTGCGGGTCTCGCTGCCGAAGACACCGAGGAGGTCGTCGGCGATCTGGTAGGCGATCCCGGCGTCGCGCCCGAAGTCACCGAGCCGTTCAACCACTTCCTCCTCGGCGCCCGCGAGGACGGCGCCGGCCTGGAGCGGTCCCTCGAAGGAGTACACCGAGGTCTTGAGGCGTGCCATCTGGACGATGTCCTCGAGCGGGGGCACATCGGCGCTGAGGGAGGTCTCGACGTCGAGGAACTCCCCGGCCGCGGAGGCGAACACCGCTTCGTCGAGGATGCCGCCCAGCCGGCGTCGCGTGGCGGGCGCGGCGGAGACGCGGTCGAGCAGGCGGTAGGCGTTGGACAGGGCGAGGTCGCCGGCGATGACCCCCGCGGAGAGGCCGACGTGGCGCGCTCCGTCCGGGGACAGTCCCGCAGCCTCGGCCATACTGCGGTAGCGGCCTGACACGTTCGGGATGCCCCGACGGACGAAATCGCGGTCGATCACGTCGTCGTGCACGATCAGGGCCGTGTGGAGGAGTTCGAACGCCGCCCCGAGCTCGGCCGCGCTGTCGAGGTCCCGACCGCCGAGCATCTGGTAGGCGGACATCACCAGGCGGGGCCGGAAGCGCTTGCCGCCCGCGGTGCACCGCTCCAGGGTCTCCCACAGGGCGTGGTAGCCGGGACCGATCTTCGCGGCGCGGATCTTGGACTCCTCGAAGAACCGCCCGAGGGCATCCTCGACCTGTTCCAGCCCGACGGGCTCGACCAGCAGAGTGTCCATGTCCATAGGTAAAGTAAACAACGGAAAGTGCGCCCTTGACGACACACGGGGGCGGACGACGGCGGGCCGGGCACGCGGCGACGCCGGGCCCGACGGGACGCGCGGACAACCAGCGAAAAGAGAGCCACCATGGCGAGCGAGACAGGAACCATCCAGCAGGGGGCGGCCGGAGGCGGCGGCACGCATCGGGACGCCGAGCTCGTCGTGCTGCTCGCCGAGGACGGCACGCCGCTCGGTACGCAGGAGAAGGCGACCGTCCACACCCTCGACACGCCGCTCCACCTGGCCTTCTCCACGCACGTGTTCGACGCCGAGGGGCGCATCCTCGTGACGCGGCGTGCACTCGGCAAGAAGGCCTGGCCCGGTGTGTGGACCAACTCCTTCTGCGGGCACCCCGCCCCGGGCGAGGACTTCGAGGACGCGGTGCACCGGCGCGCCGCCCAGGAACTCGGCTTCACCGTCCGGGACGTCCGGGCCGCGCTGCCCGACTTCCGCTACCGGGCCGTGGATGCCGGCGGGATCGTGGAGAACGAGATCTGCCCCGTCTACACCGCCGTCGCCGACAGCGAGGTGGCCCCCCTGCCCGAGGAGGTCATGGACTACCAGTGGGTGGACGCTCGGGGCCTGGTGCGTGCGGTCACGGCCACCCCGTGGGCGTTCAGCCCCTGGCTGACCCTGCAGCTGCCCCTGCTCTACCCGCAGGGCGCGGACGGACCGGGGCCGCACCGACGCGACTGACCCGGGTCGGTCGGGGGCGGCGGGGCCAGGCCCTAATCTGGTAGCGGCACCATTTCAACGACGAAAGAGAGTTTCGCCATGGCGACACCCACGCCAACCCCCGACGACGTCGTGCTCGTCGGCGGAGCCCGCACACCCCTCGGGCGCCTCAACGGACAGCTCGCCTCCTTCACCGCCGTCGAGCTCGGCGCCCTGGCCATCGCGGGAGCGCTGGAGCGGGCGGGGGTGGATCCCTCCGCCGTGGACGCCGTCATCATGGGCCACGTGGTGCAGTCCGGATGTGGCCAGAACCCCGCCCGGCAGTCGGCCGTCAAGGCGGGTATCCCCTGGAACGTCCCGGCGGTCACCCTCAACAAGGTGTGCCTCTCCGGCCTCACAGCCGTGATCGACGCCGCCCGACTGATCCGCAGCGGCGAGGCGCGCGTCGTCGTCGCCGGCGGGCAGGAGTCCATGACGCGCGGCCCGCATCTGCTCCCGGGCTCCCGCCAGGGCTGGACCTACGGATCCCTCCAGGCCCTCGACTCCGTGGCCCATGACGGGCTGACCGATGCGTTCGACGACGAGTCGATGGGCGCCTCGACCGAACGCGGCAACGTGCGGCTCGAGATCGACCGCACGGCCCAGGACGCGGTCGCCGCGGCCTCGCACCGGCGCGCCGCTGCCGCGACGGACAGCGGGGTCCTCGCGGAGGAGATCGTCCCGGTGACGGTCAGGCAGCGCAAGGGCGACGACGTCGTCCTCACGGCCGACGAGGGCATCCGCCCGACGACGAGCGTGGAGTCGCTCGCGAAGCTGCGGCCGGCGTTCAACCCGGACGGCGCGATCACGGCCGGCAACTCCTCCCCGCTGTCCGACGGCGCGGCCGCGCTCGTCGTCACCACCCGCGCCTACGCCGAAGAACTCGGGCTCACGGTGCTCGCCGTCGTCGGCCGTCCCGGCCAGGTGGCGGGGCCCGACAACTCGCTCCATTCCCAGCCCTCGGCCGCCATCAGCCAGGCCCTCGACCGCGCGGGCTGGTCCGCGGCCGATCTCGACTTCATCGAGATCAACGAGGCGTTCGGCTCGGTGGCCGTGCAGTCGCTCAAGGACCTCGAGTACCCGCTCGAGCAGTGCAACATCCATGGCGGGGCGATCGCCCTCGGCCACCCCATCGGGGCCTCGGGCGCCCGGCTGGCCCTGCACGCGGCCATGGAGCTCGCCCGCCGCGGCACCGGGAAGTCGGCCGTGAGCCTCTGCGGCGGCGGTGGCCAGGGCGAGGCCCTCCTCCTCTGGCGCTGACGCGTCCCGGATCCGGTCAGACGAGAAAAGCCCCGCTTCGCGAGAAGCGGGGCTTTTCCGTGGTGCAGTCGGCCGGCACGTGCCGGCCGGAGGTGTTACTTGAGGGTAACGGTGGCGCCGGCGGCCTCGAGGGCCTCCTTGGCCTTCTCTGCTGCTTCCTTGGTGGCGCCTTCGAGGACGGCCTTGGGCGCGCTGTCGACGACGTCCTTGGCTTCCTTCAGGCCCAGCGAGGTGAGCGCGCGGACTTCCTTGATCACTGCGATCTTCTTGTCGCCTGCAGCCTCGAGGACGACGTCGAACGCGGTCTGCTCCTCTTCGACTGCTTCGGCGCCGCCACCGGCGGGGCCGGCGACTGCAACAGCAGCAGCGGTGACATCGAAGGTCTCCTCGAACAGCTTCACGAAGTCCGAGAGTTCAATGATGGACAGTTCCTTGAAGGCCTCGATGAGCTCTTCGTTGGTCAGTTTCGCCATGGGAGGCGTCCTTCCTTTAGTGGTGCGGTGCACCGGAATGTGTGGGGCGAAGGGAAACTAGTTCGCTTCGGGTGCTGCGACTTCCTCGACGGGAGCCTCCGCGGGAGCTTCTGCGGGAGCAGCGGCTTCCTCGGATGCAGCGGGAGCGTCGGCGTCGGCTGCAGGTGCAGCGTCGCTTCCCTCCTCGAGCTTGATGCGCAGGGCATCGACGGTGCGTGCCAGGGAGGACATCGGTGCCTTGAGGACACCTGCCACCCGGGCGAGCTGGAGTTCACGGGACTCGAGGGCCGCCAGGGCGATGACCTCGGAGGCATTGAGTGCCTTGCCCTCGAAGATTCCCGTCTTGATGACGAGCTTCGGGTTGGCTTTCGCGAAATCCGTGAGGCTCTTGGCCGCAGCAACGGCGTCGCCCTTGATGAAGGCGATCGCGGTGGGTCCGGAGAGCTGGCCATCGAATGCGTCGATGCCTGCTTCCTTCGCCGCGATGCCGGTCAGGGTGTTCTTGACGACGGAGAACTTGTTGTCGGTGCCGAGGGCACGACGCAGGTTCTTCAGCTGAGCAACAGTGAGCCCGCGGTATTCGGTCAGGACAGCGGCGGTGGATT
This window contains:
- the rplJ gene encoding 50S ribosomal protein L10, encoding MATPTKVSAVDEIATDFKESTAAVLTEYRGLTVAQLKNLRRALGTDNKFSVVKNTLTGIAAKEAGIDAFDGQLSGPTAIAFIKGDAVAAAKSLTDFAKANPKLVIKTGIFEGKALNASEVIALAALESRELQLARVAGVLKAPMSSLARTVDALRIKLEEGSDAAPAADADAPAASEEAAAPAEAPAEAPVEEVAAPEAN
- the rplL gene encoding 50S ribosomal protein L7/L12 translates to MAKLTNEELIEAFKELSIIELSDFVKLFEETFDVTAAAVAVAGPAGGGAEAVEEEQTAFDVVLEAAGDKKIAVIKEVRALTSLGLKEAKDVVDSAPKAVLEGATKEAAEKAKEALEAAGATVTLK
- a CDS encoding polyprenyl synthetase family protein → MDMDTLLVEPVGLEQVEDALGRFFEESKIRAAKIGPGYHALWETLERCTAGGKRFRPRLVMSAYQMLGGRDLDSAAELGAAFELLHTALIVHDDVIDRDFVRRGIPNVSGRYRSMAEAAGLSPDGARHVGLSAGVIAGDLALSNAYRLLDRVSAAPATRRRLGGILDEAVFASAAGEFLDVETSLSADVPPLEDIVQMARLKTSVYSFEGPLQAGAVLAGAEEEVVERLGDFGRDAGIAYQIADDLLGVFGSETRTGKTNWGDLREGKRTALLSYVSARPEWESISSLVGSPGMSASDADFVRRILVDSGAKDYSADLAAQYASRARTHLDSAAVPTALRSALEPVVTAVVDRVH
- a CDS encoding acetyl-CoA C-acetyltransferase, whose translation is MATPTPTPDDVVLVGGARTPLGRLNGQLASFTAVELGALAIAGALERAGVDPSAVDAVIMGHVVQSGCGQNPARQSAVKAGIPWNVPAVTLNKVCLSGLTAVIDAARLIRSGEARVVVAGGQESMTRGPHLLPGSRQGWTYGSLQALDSVAHDGLTDAFDDESMGASTERGNVRLEIDRTAQDAVAAASHRRAAAATDSGVLAEEIVPVTVRQRKGDDVVLTADEGIRPTTSVESLAKLRPAFNPDGAITAGNSSPLSDGAAALVVTTRAYAEELGLTVLAVVGRPGQVAGPDNSLHSQPSAAISQALDRAGWSAADLDFIEINEAFGSVAVQSLKDLEYPLEQCNIHGGAIALGHPIGASGARLALHAAMELARRGTGKSAVSLCGGGGQGEALLLWR
- a CDS encoding phytoene/squalene synthase family protein, translated to MGVDDSLARYTDAALKTSAEVIRCYSTSFGLASRILDRSTRSSIEAVYALVRVADEIVDGAAAGAGLSDADVERLLDDLERDTETAMATGYSANLVVHAFAVTARSTGIGVELTRPFFASMRADITQHEHTQESFDLYVYGSAEVVGLMCLKAFLVGRPVTPEEDAVLVDGARHLGAAFQKINFLRDLAEDFTTLGRSYFPGVRPGNFTEADKNRLLDDIDEDLRISAAALPGLPPTPRRAVALAQGLFTDLAVRLRRTPAEELLRARIRVPNPVKFRIMAQAFTGRAVPEPAAQERTA
- a CDS encoding phytoene desaturase; this translates as MTAQQSRRARVGAKDVVVIGAGIGGLATSALLAREGHRVTLLEKRDEVGGRAGSWEQDGFRFDTGPSWYLMPEVIDHFFKLMGTSAAEQLELVKLDPGYRVIFEEGFDTVDVPADREAVTKLFESLEEGAGEQLSRYLDSAEDAYEIAKKRFLYSTFQSFLPFLRPDVLTRLPRIGLLLLQPLQSFVEKRFKDPRIQQILGYPAVFLGSSPFDAPSMYHLMSHLDLDDGVLYPTGGFTTLIDAMRRVAEAAGVEIRTGADVVSIDTDARTPGRSPLDRQAATVRAVTYRTAGTTTSVAADIVVSAADLHHTETTLLPADLQTYPEKYWQKRVPGPSALLLYLGVRGTLPQLEHHTLLFSTDWRDNFGRIFGKETSVPSPASLYVCRPSATDDSVAPEGHENVFVLVPIPADVGIGKGGLERGGDQRVEDLADAVIGQISEWAGIPDLAERVVVRRSYGPQDFADDLNAWRGTSLGPAHILKQSAFFRGSNRSARVENLFYAGSSTVPGIGIPMCMISAELIVKRLRGDVSTGPLPEPAAG
- the rpoB gene encoding DNA-directed RNA polymerase subunit beta, with translation MVAPSTSNNATATSQVDADGAAPRLSFAKIHEPLDVPNLLALQTDSFDWLVGNERWKARVEEALEKGLQGFATTSGLADIFEEISPIEDFQGTMSLSFSEPEFADPKYTMAECKDRDATYSAPLYVKAEFMNNNTGEIKQQTVFMGDFPLMTDKGTFVINGTERVVVSQLVRSPGAYFERTADKTSDKDIFSAKIIPSRGAWFELEIDKRDQVGVRLDRKRKQSVTVLLKALGWTEGQILEEFGQYDSIRATMEKDATETREDALLDIYRKLRPGEPPTVEAAQTLLDNLYFNPKRYDLAKVGRYKINRKLGIDKDLTDSDASVLNIDDIVAMIKFLVALHAGEKTLGGKRDGGDVELRVEVDDIDHFGNRRIRAVGELIENQVRTGLSRMERVVRERMTTQDVEAITPQTLINIRPVVAAIKEFFGTSQLSQFMDQNNPLAGLTHKRRLSALGPGGLSRDRAGMEVRDVHPSHYGRMCPIETPEGPNIGLIGSLASYGRINAFGFIETPYRKVVDGIVTDQIDYLTADDEVERLIAQANAPLAADNTFVEDMVLVRTRGGSGEPVLVVPGEVEYMDVSPRQMVSVATAMIPFLEHDDANRALMGANMQRQAVPLLRSERPLVGTGMEKNAAVDAGDAVTATKAGVVKEVSADLVSILNDDGTETNYPIMKFARSNQGNAYNQRVLVAEGDRVEYNTIIADGPSTDQGELALGKNMLVAFMSWEGHNFEDAIILSQRIVSDDVLTSIHIEEHEVDARDTKLGAEEITRDIPNVSEEVLGALDERGIIHIGAEVEAGDILVGRVTPKGETELTPEERLLRAIFGEKSREVRDTSLKVPHGESGTVIGVRIFDRDNDDELPPGVNQLVRVYVAQKRKITDGDKLAGRHGNKGVISKILPIEDMPFLEDGTPVDIVLNPLGVPGRMNVGQVLEIHLGWAAKQGWKIEGEPEWLKNLPNLPREISTTTVATPVFDGATEDEIVGLLGSTNVTRDGQRLIGESGKARLFDGRSGEPFPDPISVGYMYILKLHHLVDDKIHARSTGPYSMITQQPLGGKAQFGGQRFGEMEVWALEAYGAAYTLQELLTIKSDDIHGRVKVYEAIVKGENIPEPGVPESFKVLIKEMQSLCLNVEVLSTDGTTIEMRDSDEEVFRAAEELGIDLSRAEPSSVEEV
- the idi gene encoding isopentenyl-diphosphate Delta-isomerase; this encodes MASETGTIQQGAAGGGGTHRDAELVVLLAEDGTPLGTQEKATVHTLDTPLHLAFSTHVFDAEGRILVTRRALGKKAWPGVWTNSFCGHPAPGEDFEDAVHRRAAQELGFTVRDVRAALPDFRYRAVDAGGIVENEICPVYTAVADSEVAPLPEEVMDYQWVDARGLVRAVTATPWAFSPWLTLQLPLLYPQGADGPGPHRRD